In Streptomyces sp. P9-A4, the genomic window GCGCCCAGATGATCTCGGCGGGCGTGATGGTCGCGCAGGGTCTGACGATCCTGTGGCTGCCGATCCCCGGCGTCGGCGTCGTCTCGCTGACCCCCGGGCAGGGCACGCTCCTGACCGTGGCGCTGGTGGTCGTGACCATCAACGCGGTCAACTTCGTCGACGGTCTCGACGGTCTCGCCGCCGGCATGGTCTGCATCGCCGCCGCCGCCTTCTTCCTGTACGCGTACCGCCTCTGGTACGGCTACACGATCGAGGCCGCCGCCCCCGCGACGCTCTTCACCGTGATCCTGATGGGCATGTGCCTGGGCTTCCTGCCGCACAACATGCACCCGGCGCGGATCTTCATGGGCGACTCGGGCTCGATGCTGATCGGTCTGATCCTGGCGGCCTCCGCGATCTCGATCACCGGCCAGGTCGACCCGGACGCGCTGAAGATCTTCGAGGGTTCGACCCGGCAGGCCACCCACGCCGCCCTGCCGGTCTTCATCCCGCTGGTGCTGCCGCTGACGATCATCGCGATCCCGATGGCGGACCTGGTCCTGGCGATCGTGCGCCGTACGTGGAAGGGCCAGTCGCCGTTCGCGGCCGACCGCGGGCACCTGCACCACCGGCTCCTGGAGATCGGGCACTCGCACAGCCGCGCGGTCCTGATCATGTACTTCTGGTCGGCGCTGATCGCCTTCGGGACGCTGGCGTACTCGGTGCACTCGGCGTCGATGTGGATCGTGCTGTGCGTGGTCGCGCTGAGCGCGATCGGTCTGGTGCTGCTCCTGCTGCCGCGCTTCACGCCGCGGGCGCCCCGCTGGGCGCAGTCGGTCGTGCCGCCCCGCTACCGCCGCCGTACCCCGGTCCCCGTCGTGGCGGAGCCCGCTCCGGAGCCCGCGGAGGGCGCGGAGGAACGCGTTCCGGTGCCGGCCGGCCTCCACGGGTCCACGGCCATCGGCAACCGCGCGCGCTTCACCGACCGGAGGAAGGCCGGAACGCCAAGTTGACGAATGGCCGCATTGGCGGCCATTACCAGACAAGGCGCCGCCCTGTCGTGCACACACGCGCGGGGTAACTCTCATGTGTGATGGTTGGCACACCTTATGGGTAAAGACCTATTCAAATAGTTTGTGATACGGTTCACGAGACCCGGCGACAGTGCCGAAAGACCGTAGTGCGACGGTCCGTTGGCCCCGAGACCCACCTCGGACCGGGCTTACGCTCGTCCATGACGACACCATCGCCCCCTCCATCACTGCGGAGACACCGCCATGCCGTCCAACGACGCACGCATCCTCTTGCACACCGCTGTTCCCACCGCTGTCGTCGGCGTTCTCGCCACGGTCATCAGCGGCGTGATCGCGGGTGGCAAGGGAGCTGTCGGTGCCGTTGTCGGCACCCTGGTCGTGATCCTCTTCATGGGGATCGGGCAGGTGGTCCTGCAGCGGACGGCGAAGTCGCTTCCGCACCTC contains:
- a CDS encoding MraY family glycosyltransferase gives rise to the protein MRDYLLTLCVTAAVTYLLTGPVRKFAIATGAMPEIRARDVHREPTPRLGGIAMFFGLCAGLLVADHLQNLNSVFELSNEPRALLSGAALIWLIGVLDDKFELDALIKLGAQMISAGVMVAQGLTILWLPIPGVGVVSLTPGQGTLLTVALVVVTINAVNFVDGLDGLAAGMVCIAAAAFFLYAYRLWYGYTIEAAAPATLFTVILMGMCLGFLPHNMHPARIFMGDSGSMLIGLILAASAISITGQVDPDALKIFEGSTRQATHAALPVFIPLVLPLTIIAIPMADLVLAIVRRTWKGQSPFAADRGHLHHRLLEIGHSHSRAVLIMYFWSALIAFGTLAYSVHSASMWIVLCVVALSAIGLVLLLLPRFTPRAPRWAQSVVPPRYRRRTPVPVVAEPAPEPAEGAEERVPVPAGLHGSTAIGNRARFTDRRKAGTPS